The following coding sequences lie in one Peribacillus frigoritolerans genomic window:
- a CDS encoding metallophosphoesterase family protein, whose translation MKVAIITDVHGNASALKAVLRDIDQREDIDRLYCLGDMVGIGPETNEVLELLFSRNDLSMITGNHDEAVLAIVNGEPHPDGHIHVKEHHEWIAERMHWKFINELEKLPRTIHHIINDHSVYFTHYHMESKKLDEHISQNPFSKIVEPSLNNLETLFKDQHHDLIGFGHHHPIHLFKNDRTIFLNPGSLGCNGEPVAPYAIVAIENTGIQVKLEKVAYDNTSFLSSYQSLQVPEHEFIIRAFHGGQQV comes from the coding sequence ATGAAAGTTGCCATTATAACGGATGTGCATGGTAATGCTTCAGCGTTGAAAGCCGTTCTTAGGGATATTGATCAAAGGGAAGATATAGATCGTCTCTATTGTTTGGGAGATATGGTCGGGATTGGCCCGGAAACTAATGAAGTCCTTGAACTTTTATTTTCAAGAAATGATTTATCGATGATAACTGGAAATCATGATGAAGCTGTCCTGGCCATCGTTAACGGGGAGCCTCATCCGGACGGTCATATTCATGTTAAGGAGCATCATGAATGGATAGCTGAAAGGATGCATTGGAAATTCATAAATGAATTGGAAAAATTGCCTCGAACCATACATCATATCATTAATGATCACTCCGTTTACTTCACCCATTATCACATGGAATCGAAGAAATTGGATGAGCACATAAGCCAAAATCCATTTAGTAAAATCGTTGAACCGAGTTTAAATAACTTAGAAACGCTTTTCAAAGATCAGCATCACGATTTAATAGGATTTGGACATCATCATCCTATCCACCTTTTTAAAAATGACCGAACGATATTCCTGAACCCTGGTTCTCTTGGCTGTAATGGTGAACCAGTTGCTCCTTATGCGATTGTTGCGATTGAAAATACCGGTATTCAGGTAAAGCTTGAAAAAGTCGCCTATGATAATACATCGTTCCTGTCATCGTATCAAAGCTTACAAGTCCCAGAGCATGAATTCATTATACGTGCCTTCCATGGCGGCCAGCAGGTCTAG
- a CDS encoding cation diffusion facilitator family transporter: MGHHHGHSHDHGHGHHHSNNKKALLASFLLISTFMIVEVIGGFLTNSLALLSDAGHMLSDAAALGLSYTAIRLGERKATSSKSFGYKRFEIIAACLNGLTLIVISVFIFVEAIKRFLDPPEVQSLGMLMISIIGLLVNIIAAWILMSGDKEDNLNIRSAFLHVIGDMLGSVGAIAAALLIYFFDWGIADPIASVIVAILIIISGFRVVRDSFHILMEGTPDQVDMDEVKASLMELDGVSDVHDLHIWTITSGFLTMSCHVVIDESGNHDSVLAEAQKLLHDQFGIEHSTIQVERQEAGCPNPHETCN; encoded by the coding sequence ATGGGACATCATCATGGTCACTCCCATGATCATGGGCACGGACACCACCATTCTAATAATAAAAAAGCCTTGCTGGCATCTTTCTTATTAATCTCCACATTCATGATCGTCGAGGTCATTGGCGGATTCTTGACAAATAGTCTGGCTTTACTGTCAGATGCAGGTCACATGCTTAGCGATGCTGCAGCTTTAGGGCTTAGTTATACAGCGATAAGGTTGGGGGAAAGGAAAGCGACATCGTCCAAATCGTTTGGATATAAACGGTTTGAAATCATTGCTGCTTGTTTGAATGGATTGACCTTGATCGTCATATCCGTATTCATTTTCGTAGAGGCAATTAAGAGGTTCCTGGATCCCCCTGAGGTGCAAAGCTTGGGAATGCTAATGATTTCAATCATCGGCTTACTTGTTAATATCATTGCGGCCTGGATTTTAATGAGCGGAGATAAGGAAGACAATCTGAATATACGGAGTGCTTTTTTACATGTTATTGGTGATATGCTTGGATCTGTGGGTGCCATTGCGGCCGCACTTTTGATTTACTTTTTCGATTGGGGAATTGCAGATCCGATTGCGAGCGTCATAGTCGCGATTTTAATCATTATAAGCGGTTTTAGGGTAGTGAGGGATTCTTTCCATATCTTGATGGAGGGCACACCAGACCAAGTCGATATGGATGAAGTGAAAGCATCCTTGATGGAATTGGATGGTGTATCCGATGTACATGATCTCCATATCTGGACGATCACCTCTGGCTTTTTGACAATGAGCTGCCATGTTGTCATAGATGAGAGCGGTAATCACGATTCAGTTTTAGCAGAAGCGCAAAAACTACTTCATGATCAGTTTGGGATTGAACATAGCACGATCCAAGTGGAAAGACAGGAAGCGGGCTGTCCGAATCCACACGAGACATGTAATTGA
- a CDS encoding response regulator transcription factor has translation MKKILVVEDEIAISMVLKAYLEREGFDVVQVYDGLKAIPVFEETKPDLVLLDVMLPGKEGWDILKEIREDDTCPVIMLTALTDVDYRLSGFKSGADDYISKPFVAEEVVARVHAVLRRSSSVVTEDGHVHQFGSLTIDDLSYMVHLNGEEINLTPRDLSLLVFFAKHPNQIFTREQLLDQVWGIDYDGSDRAVDLAIKRIRKAIDAWPVTEGEIKTLRGLGYQLSVYEN, from the coding sequence ATGAAGAAAATTCTTGTCGTAGAAGATGAAATCGCCATATCGATGGTATTGAAAGCATATTTGGAGCGGGAAGGTTTTGATGTAGTCCAAGTTTACGATGGGCTAAAGGCCATTCCGGTGTTTGAAGAAACGAAGCCAGACCTTGTCCTGCTTGATGTCATGCTGCCTGGTAAGGAAGGCTGGGATATACTGAAGGAAATTCGGGAGGACGATACATGTCCGGTTATCATGTTGACTGCACTGACAGATGTCGATTACAGATTATCGGGATTTAAGTCAGGTGCGGATGATTACATCTCCAAACCCTTTGTTGCCGAAGAAGTCGTGGCCCGGGTGCATGCCGTTTTAAGAAGATCATCATCGGTTGTTACGGAAGATGGTCATGTACATCAATTTGGAAGTTTAACCATCGATGATCTGTCTTATATGGTTCATTTAAATGGGGAAGAGATAAACTTGACGCCGCGTGATTTGTCGCTGCTCGTTTTTTTCGCTAAGCACCCTAATCAAATTTTCACGAGAGAACAGCTGCTTGACCAAGTGTGGGGCATAGATTATGACGGCAGTGACCGTGCGGTGGACCTGGCGATCAAACGAATCAGGAAGGCGATAGATGCATGGCCTGTAACTGAGGGGGAAATAAAAACATTGCGTGGATTGGGGTATCAATTGAGTGTCTATGAAAACTAA
- a CDS encoding HAMP domain-containing sensor histidine kinase has product MKTKKRTTLQRYWTKRYVLTLISGLILLSVFSLWWMEKTALEYRLSLLKYLADETSDRAIKENGQIVVGPILSEIVEEREKILHLNQQPIIYIVDPDATIIYTMPQLYIDPDENKLPDVIMKNTELVQKVKISDNKVYVVKSPITFNDETRGWVVIAQEEGALKEINQDHGLLAIMIGGLLILGTGVIYFLSRQISRPIQDVANAAVQVREGNYDIHFKEEEEIKEEEIYELIESFKEMTNRLKVMEKLRAELLAGVTHDLKTPVTSISGLIQAVKDDVVKGEQSKEFLDISLKETQRLQGMIEDLLNYNAISAGAFKIRVQKENINIFIKEIAYRWQVTQDDDQAFAFEIKVPDEPVFGQIDSLRMQQIVINLLNNARHALDGKGKIAIHLYEKDEERICIDVLDSGRGIPKHEQQYVFEPFYRGENKKLKVRGLGLGLPFSKMLAKAQKGDLVLKDSDEQGTTFTIIIEKADKI; this is encoded by the coding sequence ATGAAAACTAAAAAAAGAACCACTTTACAACGCTATTGGACAAAGAGGTACGTATTGACCTTGATTTCCGGTTTGATATTATTGTCTGTTTTTTCCTTATGGTGGATGGAAAAAACGGCTTTGGAATATAGGCTCAGCCTTCTTAAATACTTAGCTGATGAAACATCCGATCGCGCGATTAAGGAAAATGGCCAGATTGTCGTTGGCCCGATCCTTTCGGAAATTGTTGAGGAAAGGGAGAAAATCCTCCATCTGAACCAACAGCCAATCATCTATATCGTCGATCCCGATGCCACCATCATATATACGATGCCACAATTGTATATCGATCCGGATGAAAATAAACTCCCGGACGTCATCATGAAAAATACGGAGTTAGTCCAGAAGGTCAAGATTTCCGACAACAAAGTATATGTTGTCAAATCCCCCATTACGTTTAACGATGAGACGAGAGGCTGGGTGGTCATTGCCCAGGAAGAAGGGGCATTGAAGGAAATCAACCAAGATCATGGCTTGTTGGCGATCATGATTGGAGGACTTCTGATTCTGGGAACGGGAGTCATTTATTTTCTTTCCAGGCAGATTTCGCGCCCCATCCAAGACGTAGCTAACGCCGCTGTCCAGGTTCGTGAAGGCAACTATGATATCCATTTCAAAGAGGAAGAGGAAATCAAGGAAGAAGAAATTTATGAACTGATAGAATCATTTAAGGAAATGACCAATCGATTGAAGGTCATGGAGAAGCTGCGGGCGGAATTGCTTGCAGGCGTAACCCATGATTTGAAAACGCCAGTCACTTCCATTAGCGGACTGATACAAGCGGTTAAGGATGATGTCGTTAAGGGAGAGCAAAGTAAGGAATTCCTCGATATTTCCTTAAAGGAAACTCAGCGTTTACAAGGTATGATAGAGGATTTACTCAATTATAATGCCATATCGGCAGGCGCTTTTAAAATCCGGGTGCAAAAAGAGAATATCAATATATTCATCAAGGAAATCGCCTATCGCTGGCAGGTGACCCAGGATGATGATCAAGCGTTCGCTTTTGAGATAAAAGTTCCTGATGAACCGGTCTTTGGTCAAATTGATTCATTGCGGATGCAGCAAATCGTCATTAACCTTTTGAATAATGCCAGACATGCACTTGACGGCAAAGGGAAAATAGCGATTCACCTTTATGAAAAGGATGAAGAACGGATCTGCATTGATGTACTTGACAGCGGGCGAGGGATTCCGAAACATGAACAGCAATATGTGTTCGAACCATTTTATCGAGGTGAAAACAAAAAGCTGAAGGTACGTGGGTTAGGTTTGGGACTGCCATTCAGTAAGATGCTCGCAAAAGCGCAAAAGGGAGATCTTGTGCTTAAGGATAGCGATGAACAAGGCACCACCTTCACGATTATCATAGAGAAAGCGGATAAGATATAA
- the spx gene encoding transcriptional regulator Spx — MVTIYTTPSSLACRKAKAWLKKNEISFNERNLYSQPLSIEEIKEILRKTEGGTDEIISTRSKKFKSLNIDINNTPLNDLCKLIQDNPDLLRRPIIFDHKNLHAGYNEEEMGRFLPRKVRHVQLWRAISQLA; from the coding sequence ATGGTAACAATTTATACTACCCCAAGCAGTTTAGCCTGTCGTAAAGCAAAAGCTTGGCTTAAGAAGAACGAAATTTCCTTTAATGAACGTAACCTATATTCCCAACCTCTTTCTATAGAAGAAATAAAAGAGATTTTACGTAAAACTGAAGGCGGGACAGATGAAATCATCTCAACCCGTTCCAAAAAATTCAAAAGCCTGAATATCGATATAAATAATACACCACTTAATGATCTTTGCAAGCTTATTCAAGATAACCCGGATTTACTTCGCCGGCCAATCATTTTCGACCATAAGAACTTGCATGCAGGATATAATGAAGAAGAAATGGGACGCTTCCTTCCAAGGAAGGTCCGTCATGTACAATTATGGCGTGCAATCAGCCAATTGGCTTAA
- the modB gene encoding molybdate ABC transporter permease subunit produces the protein MTGDFWSPVRLSIQVAGLSGILVFILGIILARMMAKKKFRGRVLLETAFLLPLVLPPSVVGFLLIVIFGKSGMPGQFIERVFDQPLMFTWWAAVIASTVVAFPLMYQSAKTGFEGIDEEIENAARVDGAGEWRLFLNVSLPLAVKSIVTGAILSSARALGEFGATLMFAGNIPGQTQTIPTAIYIAMDSGNMTLAWLWVAVIIVISFIMLFIVTYIK, from the coding sequence ATGACAGGGGATTTTTGGTCACCAGTCAGGCTATCGATACAAGTAGCGGGACTATCGGGTATCCTTGTTTTCATTTTAGGAATTATCCTAGCGCGAATGATGGCTAAAAAGAAATTCAGGGGAAGAGTCCTGTTGGAAACAGCGTTTTTATTGCCGCTTGTTTTGCCGCCTTCCGTCGTGGGGTTTTTATTGATTGTGATTTTTGGCAAGAGTGGAATGCCGGGACAATTCATTGAAAGGGTTTTTGATCAGCCCCTAATGTTCACGTGGTGGGCGGCGGTCATTGCATCTACCGTGGTAGCGTTTCCGCTTATGTACCAATCCGCTAAAACGGGCTTTGAAGGTATCGATGAAGAAATCGAAAATGCAGCAAGGGTTGACGGGGCCGGCGAGTGGAGATTATTCCTGAATGTATCCCTTCCATTGGCGGTCAAATCCATCGTCACAGGTGCCATCTTGAGTTCTGCGCGTGCATTGGGGGAATTCGGGGCAACGCTCATGTTTGCCGGAAACATTCCCGGACAGACACAAACCATACCGACCGCGATTTATATCGCCATGGACTCCGGGAATATGACATTAGCCTGGCTATGGGTTGCGGTAATCATTGTCATTTCATTCATTATGCTTTTTATCGTGACATACATAAAATGA
- a CDS encoding GNAT family N-acetyltransferase, with protein sequence MTIRDLDTDYGLQLFKLQKEAYKVEADMIGFADIPPLLETYEQFIHCHETFLCFLKGDALAGAISYTKENGQILICRMVVHPDYFRQGIADALLHALQLHGDWEKISVSTGKMNLPARNLYEKNGFTHKEDVEAAPLFFISKFEKQHSFYVCHDKKHNE encoded by the coding sequence ATGACAATTCGGGACCTGGACACCGATTATGGCCTGCAGCTTTTTAAACTTCAGAAAGAAGCCTATAAGGTGGAAGCGGATATGATCGGCTTTGCCGATATCCCTCCATTATTGGAAACATATGAACAATTCATTCATTGTCATGAAACGTTTTTATGCTTTTTAAAGGGTGATGCCTTAGCGGGTGCAATATCTTATACAAAAGAAAATGGTCAAATACTGATTTGCCGGATGGTCGTCCATCCTGATTATTTTCGGCAGGGTATCGCGGATGCACTGCTGCATGCTCTTCAATTACACGGCGACTGGGAAAAGATATCCGTTTCGACCGGTAAAATGAACCTGCCTGCACGGAACCTTTACGAAAAAAACGGATTCACCCATAAAGAGGACGTAGAAGCCGCACCTCTCTTTTTCATAAGCAAATTCGAGAAACAGCATTCATTTTATGTATGTCACGATAAAAAGCATAATGAATGA
- a CDS encoding cold-shock protein — MVQGKVKWFNAEKGFGFIEVEGQDDVFVHFSAIQGEGFKTLEEGQEVSFEIEQGARGPQAANVQK, encoded by the coding sequence ATGGTACAAGGTAAAGTAAAATGGTTTAACGCAGAAAAAGGTTTCGGTTTCATCGAAGTTGAAGGCCAAGACGATGTATTCGTACATTTCTCAGCTATCCAAGGAGAAGGCTTCAAAACGCTTGAAGAAGGCCAAGAAGTTTCTTTCGAAATCGAGCAAGGCGCTCGTGGACCACAAGCAGCTAACGTTCAAAAATAA
- a CDS encoding flavodoxin domain-containing protein, translating into MPAMGSMSCKVAIVYHSAGGNTKALAEALASLIPEAGLFRMDEFDLRTLPDYDALIVGTYTWGNGELPAKSAALYKELEQLPIAHLKTGVFGTGETNYNHFCGAVDHFRDMLFAKSQLLVTLKIEQMYQESDLPRLQKFASRFQN; encoded by the coding sequence ATGCCAGCAATGGGTTCGATGAGCTGTAAAGTTGCCATTGTCTATCATTCTGCCGGCGGCAATACAAAAGCGCTTGCTGAAGCCCTCGCTTCCCTTATACCTGAAGCTGGACTATTTCGAATGGATGAATTCGATTTACGTACATTGCCGGATTACGATGCATTGATCGTCGGCACCTATACATGGGGCAATGGGGAGCTTCCCGCTAAATCAGCAGCCCTTTATAAAGAACTGGAACAATTGCCTATTGCTCATCTGAAAACGGGAGTCTTCGGCACTGGTGAAACCAACTATAATCATTTTTGTGGGGCGGTCGATCATTTCCGGGACATGTTATTTGCCAAGAGCCAGTTATTGGTGACATTGAAGATAGAACAGATGTATCAAGAATCAGACTTGCCCAGACTTCAAAAGTTCGCCTCGCGATTCCAGAACTGA
- a CDS encoding ribonucleotide-diphosphate reductase subunit beta, whose translation MTNHIKKIRMLEPTHPTKATGVFKGEASGFLLWNDIQYEKFYDTYTQLINNFWKPSSVNMIQDKKQWGELDEDIQDAFLDILTMIAGMDSLQTPTLVEILRYIKDPAAKAILANMAQQESIHNESYSYILASLIPVGKQKQLFDRIKEHPEVIKRNQPIVDAYQTFVDDPSPQHLFEALIHSTNLEGIYFYLAFAFYYNLGRQNLMTGSATMISYIHRDEMVHFDFIGMLIQILMYEYPELNNEENTKFIYTTIEKAVELEKEWSEYMLEDIQTKADLDLEEFNEYIEYIANKRLRMLGLENLYKEYGENPMPWIKTFDDESIGLTKTDFFEQKSRTYSQVNASNGFDEL comes from the coding sequence ATGACCAATCATATCAAAAAAATTCGGATGCTTGAACCGACGCATCCAACCAAGGCAACCGGTGTTTTCAAAGGAGAAGCTTCAGGCTTCCTCCTTTGGAACGATATTCAGTATGAAAAATTCTATGATACCTATACACAGCTCATCAATAACTTTTGGAAGCCTTCGAGCGTGAACATGATTCAGGATAAAAAGCAGTGGGGCGAATTGGACGAAGATATCCAGGATGCTTTTCTCGATATCCTTACGATGATTGCTGGAATGGACAGTCTTCAAACGCCCACATTAGTAGAAATCCTTCGGTACATCAAAGATCCGGCGGCAAAAGCTATCCTGGCCAACATGGCCCAGCAGGAATCGATCCATAATGAATCTTATTCCTATATCCTTGCTTCCTTGATTCCGGTAGGCAAGCAAAAACAGCTTTTCGACCGCATCAAAGAACATCCTGAAGTGATTAAGCGTAACCAACCGATCGTTGATGCTTATCAAACGTTCGTGGACGATCCCAGCCCACAGCATTTATTCGAGGCATTGATCCATTCAACGAACCTTGAAGGGATTTATTTCTATCTGGCTTTCGCCTTTTATTATAATTTAGGTCGCCAAAATCTAATGACCGGTTCCGCTACGATGATATCCTATATTCACCGCGATGAAATGGTCCATTTCGATTTCATTGGAATGCTCATTCAAATCTTGATGTATGAATATCCTGAGTTAAATAATGAAGAAAACACGAAGTTCATCTATACAACGATTGAAAAAGCAGTCGAACTCGAAAAGGAATGGTCTGAATATATGCTCGAAGATATCCAAACCAAAGCCGATCTTGATTTGGAAGAATTCAATGAGTACATCGAATATATCGCCAACAAACGGTTACGTATGCTAGGCCTTGAAAATTTGTATAAAGAGTATGGCGAGAACCCGATGCCATGGATCAAAACGTTCGATGATGAATCCATCGGACTTACCAAAACCGATTTCTTTGAACAGAAATCAAGGACATACAGTCAAGTAAATGCCAGCAATGGGTTCGATGAGCTGTAA
- a CDS encoding ribonucleoside-diphosphate reductase subunit alpha, translating into MTQTYNSTISENDTETKSIQLEMLSKEFEGRLDMEKFKKRFTKWLDRKSDSTEEQASKKLIQLALEGVDIDAPDWTFVAAAELLNTMYRDAQANRGYEGKSYGPFYELITELSQLSEGQRYPIYKPELLSSYTKAEIEELGSVIDPEKDKLFSYIGIYLLNDRYLARPKKDKVYELPQERFMIIAMEIMRMEKTEHRLQLIKEAYWAMSNLYMTVATPTLSNAGKTHGQLSSCFIDAIEDSIDGIYLSNYDAAKVSKFGGGVGLYVGKVRSLGSDIRGFSGNSSGTTPWIRLFNQTAVSVDQLGQRKGAIAIYLDAWHKDIMSFLDLKTQNGDDRLKAHDIFTGVCIPDLFMEAVRDRKEWYLFDPHTVKQTLGFSLEDLYDEKKGEGSFRNHYALAVEAAENGTLPNYSFEKINAMDIMKSIMISQLEEGVPYMFYRDEVNRKNPNKHKGMIYCSNLCTEIAQNLSPSTITDEYETEDGDVVVVRKSGDFVVCNLSSINLPRAVGSDVLERLIPIQIRMLDNVIDVNNLPVKQASISNKRYRAIGLGTFGWHHLLATQNIYWESDEAVQYADALYEKIAYLTIKASNELAKEKGSYPYFEGSDWHTGDYFELRDYTDQKWMDLKADVQEHGTRNGYLMAIAPNSSTAKIGNSTDGIDPLYEIEFYEEKKNFKFKVTAPGLTPITYEYYKKTRFNLDQLESIRQNAARQRHIDQAISFNLYVHNTIKAKVLLDIHLTAWESGLKSTYYVRSTSSEYDNACESCSS; encoded by the coding sequence ATGACTCAAACATATAACTCTACCATAAGTGAAAATGACACAGAAACGAAATCCATCCAGCTTGAGATGTTATCGAAGGAATTCGAAGGCCGTCTCGATATGGAAAAGTTCAAAAAGCGTTTTACAAAATGGCTTGATCGCAAAAGTGACTCAACCGAAGAACAGGCATCAAAAAAACTGATTCAGCTCGCTCTTGAAGGTGTGGATATCGATGCTCCGGATTGGACATTCGTTGCTGCAGCAGAACTGTTGAATACAATGTATAGGGATGCACAAGCCAATCGAGGTTATGAAGGCAAGAGTTATGGCCCATTCTATGAGCTGATCACAGAACTCTCCCAGCTTTCGGAAGGTCAGCGTTATCCAATTTATAAACCAGAACTGCTATCTTCATATACAAAAGCGGAAATTGAGGAATTGGGTTCGGTGATCGACCCGGAAAAAGATAAATTATTCTCTTACATAGGCATCTACTTATTGAACGACCGCTATCTGGCCCGCCCAAAAAAGGACAAGGTCTACGAATTGCCGCAAGAACGTTTCATGATCATCGCGATGGAAATCATGCGAATGGAAAAAACGGAGCACCGCCTGCAACTTATAAAAGAAGCATACTGGGCCATGTCCAACCTTTATATGACCGTTGCGACTCCTACACTCTCCAATGCAGGTAAAACACATGGACAGTTAAGCTCTTGCTTTATCGACGCAATTGAAGATTCCATTGATGGCATCTATCTATCAAACTACGATGCAGCAAAAGTATCTAAATTCGGCGGCGGTGTCGGCCTTTACGTTGGTAAGGTTCGCTCGCTTGGTTCTGATATCCGGGGTTTCTCTGGAAACAGTTCCGGCACGACGCCCTGGATTCGACTATTCAACCAGACAGCGGTAAGTGTCGATCAATTGGGGCAACGTAAAGGCGCCATCGCGATTTACTTGGATGCCTGGCATAAAGATATCATGAGCTTCCTCGATTTAAAGACACAAAACGGGGATGACAGATTAAAAGCACATGATATTTTTACAGGCGTATGCATACCGGATTTATTCATGGAGGCTGTGCGCGACAGAAAAGAATGGTATCTTTTCGATCCGCATACCGTTAAGCAAACCCTTGGATTTTCACTTGAAGATCTTTATGACGAGAAGAAAGGCGAAGGAAGCTTCAGGAATCATTATGCACTTGCTGTCGAGGCCGCAGAAAATGGCACGCTTCCAAACTATAGCTTTGAAAAAATCAATGCGATGGACATCATGAAAAGCATCATGATTTCTCAATTAGAAGAAGGCGTACCGTATATGTTCTACCGCGATGAAGTTAATCGGAAGAATCCCAATAAACATAAAGGTATGATTTATTGTTCTAACCTTTGTACGGAGATTGCCCAAAACCTAAGCCCTTCGACGATCACGGATGAATATGAAACAGAAGATGGAGATGTTGTTGTGGTTCGTAAAAGCGGCGATTTCGTTGTCTGCAACCTTTCATCCATTAACTTGCCACGAGCGGTGGGCAGCGATGTTTTGGAAAGATTGATTCCCATTCAGATCCGTATGCTGGACAATGTCATTGATGTGAATAATCTTCCTGTCAAACAAGCATCCATCTCGAACAAACGTTACCGGGCAATTGGTTTAGGAACGTTTGGATGGCATCATTTACTTGCCACACAGAATATTTATTGGGAATCCGATGAGGCTGTTCAATATGCCGATGCTTTATACGAAAAGATCGCTTACTTAACAATCAAGGCATCCAACGAATTGGCCAAGGAAAAAGGATCATACCCATATTTTGAAGGATCTGATTGGCATACAGGGGACTATTTCGAACTGCGTGACTATACAGATCAAAAATGGATGGATTTAAAAGCAGACGTGCAGGAACACGGGACCCGTAATGGATATTTAATGGCGATTGCCCCCAATTCATCGACAGCCAAAATCGGTAATTCCACGGATGGCATCGACCCTTTGTATGAAATTGAATTTTACGAAGAAAAGAAAAACTTCAAATTCAAGGTGACCGCACCAGGCTTGACGCCAATTACGTATGAATATTATAAAAAGACGCGATTCAATTTGGACCAACTGGAAAGCATCAGGCAAAATGCAGCCCGACAACGCCATATTGACCAAGCAATCAGCTTTAATCTGTATGTACACAATACAATCAAAGCGAAGGTCCTGTTGGATATCCATTTAACTGCATGGGAAAGCGGGTTGAAATCAACGTATTATGTTCGTTCGACTTCTTCCGAATATGACAATGCCTGCGAAAGCTGTTCAAGTTAA
- a CDS encoding manganese-dependent inorganic pyrophosphatase has product MEKVLVFGHKNPDTDTICSAIAYADLKKQLGINAEPVRLGEVNGETQYALDQFKFDAPRLVEKVAGEADGVILVDHNERQQSAEDIDQVRVLEVIDHHRIANFETSDPLYYRAEPVGCTATILNKIYKENGIEVPKAIAGLMLSAIISDSLLFKSPTCTEQDVAAAMELAAIAGVDAETYGLEMLKAGADLSDKTIAQLITLDAKEFSMGMAKVEIAQVNAVDPNEVLAKQAELEAAIEAVIAVKELDLFLFVVTDILTNDSVALALGKAAYAVEKAYDVSLNNNIAVLEGVVSRKKQIVPVLTDVFSK; this is encoded by the coding sequence TTGGAAAAAGTATTAGTTTTTGGACATAAAAACCCGGATACAGACACAATCTGTTCAGCAATCGCTTATGCAGATCTGAAAAAGCAGTTAGGTATCAACGCTGAACCAGTTCGTCTGGGTGAAGTGAATGGTGAAACGCAATATGCATTGGACCAATTCAAATTCGACGCTCCCCGTCTTGTGGAAAAAGTGGCAGGGGAAGCTGATGGCGTAATCCTGGTCGATCATAACGAACGCCAGCAAAGTGCTGAAGATATTGACCAAGTCCGTGTGTTGGAAGTTATCGACCATCACCGTATCGCTAACTTCGAAACAAGCGATCCTTTATATTACCGTGCGGAACCAGTTGGCTGTACGGCAACCATTTTAAATAAAATTTATAAAGAAAACGGCATTGAAGTTCCTAAAGCGATCGCAGGTCTTATGCTGTCTGCCATCATTTCCGATTCTTTATTGTTCAAATCACCTACATGCACGGAGCAAGACGTTGCAGCAGCTATGGAATTGGCTGCCATTGCGGGAGTCGACGCTGAAACATATGGCTTGGAAATGTTGAAGGCGGGAGCTGACTTGAGCGACAAAACGATTGCTCAGCTTATCACTCTTGATGCAAAGGAATTCTCCATGGGAATGGCTAAAGTGGAGATAGCACAGGTAAATGCTGTTGATCCGAACGAGGTCCTTGCTAAGCAAGCTGAATTGGAAGCGGCGATTGAAGCGGTAATCGCTGTGAAGGAATTGGACTTATTCCTATTCGTCGTAACGGATATCTTGACTAATGATTCTGTTGCCTTGGCTCTTGGTAAAGCAGCTTATGCAGTGGAAAAAGCATACGACGTGTCATTAAACAACAACATCGCCGTCTTAGAAGGCGTTGTATCGCGTAAAAAACAAATCGTGCCGGTCTTAACGGACGTATTCAGCAAGTAA